In Sulfuriferula plumbiphila, the genomic window TGCGAATTCGCGGGCCTTGCGACGATTGCCGCTCATAGCTGTTTGAGCAGGTTGGCCATTTCGATCGCGCATTCGCCCGCTTCGGCGCCTTTTACCGACATGCGCGAGGTGGCCTGGTGATCGGTATCGGTGGTCAATACGCCATTGGCAATAGGCACGCCGGTATCGAGCTGGATACGCGCGATACCGTTGGCCATTTCGTTGGCAACCACCTCGAAATGATAGGTATCGCCGCGCACCACGGCGCCCAGCGCCACCAGCGCGTCGAATTTTCCGCTCATGGCCAT contains:
- the ribH gene encoding 6,7-dimethyl-8-ribityllumazine synthase translates to MASYDDIPELESSLDGSALRIGIVMSRFNMDICEGLLAACTTALGKRGVKTGNLLLATVPGALEIPLALRKMAMSGKFDALVALGAVVRGDTYHFEVVANEMANGIARIQLDTGVPIANGVLTTDTDHQATSRMSVKGAEAGECAIEMANLLKQL